A portion of the Leifsonia sp. EB41 genome contains these proteins:
- the purL gene encoding phosphoribosylformylglycinamidine synthase subunit PurL: MTDTTVQHVVDTVANAAATPEKEQPYAALGLKEDEYAQIREILGRRPTSGELAMYSVMWSEHCSYKSSKIYLRQFGQKVSPAMKKNLMVGMGENAGVVDVGEGWAVTFKVESHNHPSYIEPFQGAATGVGGIVRDIISMGARPVAVMDQLRFGRIDDPDTARVVHGVVSGISFYGNCLGLPNIGGETYFDSVYQGNPLVNALSVGVLRHEDLHLANASGAGNKVVLFGARTGGDGIGGASILASDTFSEGGPTKRPAVQVGDPFAEKVLIECCLELFRDKLVEGIQDLGAAGISCATSELASNGDGGMFVELDKVLLRDPTLTAEEILMSESQERMMAVVKPELLDAFLAVTAKWDVETSVLGEVTETGRLVINWKGEEIVNVDPRTVAVDGPVYERPVAYPTWIDALQADTAAVLARPATGDELREQVLALLGSANLADKSWITDQYDYFVGGNTALSFPDDAGMVRVDEESGLGFAIATDANGRYCQLDPKQGAKLALAEAYRNVAASGAVPAAVTDCLNFGSPENPEVMWQFSQAVEGLSDACLEFEIPVTGGNVSFYNQTGDTPIFPTPVVGVLGVIDDVARRIPAGWQDEGENIYLLGITREELDGSAWAGTIHGHLGGLPPAVDLAAERTLAETLHAASVEGLVSSAHDLADGGLAQALAESVMRFGVGARVWLGELQERDGVDAATALFSESTARVIVSVPREDDVKFRGLCEGRGVPLLRIGVTDAEVGAQPVLEVQDLFTVGLEELRGVHRSTLPEHFGPTVA; this comes from the coding sequence GTGACCGACACCACCGTCCAGCATGTCGTCGACACCGTCGCGAACGCCGCCGCGACTCCGGAGAAGGAGCAGCCGTACGCGGCGCTCGGCCTCAAGGAGGACGAGTACGCGCAGATCCGGGAGATCCTGGGCCGCCGCCCCACCTCGGGCGAGCTGGCGATGTACTCCGTGATGTGGTCGGAGCACTGCTCCTACAAGTCGTCGAAGATCTACCTGCGCCAGTTCGGCCAGAAGGTGTCGCCGGCGATGAAGAAGAACCTCATGGTCGGCATGGGCGAGAACGCGGGCGTCGTGGACGTCGGCGAGGGCTGGGCGGTCACCTTCAAGGTGGAGTCGCACAACCACCCGTCGTACATCGAGCCGTTCCAGGGCGCGGCGACCGGCGTCGGCGGCATCGTCCGCGACATCATCTCGATGGGCGCGCGCCCGGTCGCGGTCATGGACCAGCTGCGGTTCGGCCGCATCGACGACCCGGACACCGCCCGCGTGGTCCACGGCGTCGTCTCCGGCATCTCCTTCTACGGCAACTGCCTCGGCCTGCCGAACATCGGCGGCGAGACCTACTTCGACTCCGTGTACCAGGGCAACCCGCTGGTCAACGCGCTCTCGGTCGGCGTGCTGCGCCACGAGGACCTCCACCTCGCCAACGCGTCCGGCGCGGGCAACAAGGTCGTCCTGTTCGGCGCCCGCACCGGCGGCGACGGCATCGGCGGCGCGAGCATCCTGGCCTCCGACACGTTCTCCGAGGGCGGCCCGACCAAGCGCCCGGCGGTGCAGGTCGGCGACCCGTTCGCCGAGAAGGTGCTCATCGAGTGCTGCCTCGAGCTGTTCCGCGACAAGCTCGTGGAGGGCATCCAGGACCTCGGCGCCGCGGGTATCTCCTGCGCGACCAGCGAGCTCGCCTCGAACGGCGACGGCGGCATGTTCGTCGAGCTCGACAAGGTCCTGCTGCGCGACCCCACGCTCACGGCGGAGGAGATCCTCATGTCCGAGAGCCAGGAGCGCATGATGGCGGTGGTCAAGCCCGAGCTGCTCGACGCCTTCCTCGCGGTGACCGCCAAGTGGGATGTCGAGACCAGCGTGCTGGGCGAGGTCACCGAGACCGGCCGTCTCGTCATCAACTGGAAGGGCGAGGAGATCGTCAACGTCGACCCGCGCACGGTCGCGGTCGACGGCCCGGTATACGAGCGCCCGGTCGCCTACCCGACCTGGATCGACGCCCTCCAGGCCGACACCGCCGCCGTCCTGGCGCGCCCGGCCACCGGCGACGAGCTGCGCGAGCAGGTACTCGCCCTCCTCGGCAGCGCCAACCTGGCCGACAAGAGCTGGATCACCGACCAGTACGACTACTTCGTGGGCGGCAACACCGCACTCTCCTTCCCGGACGACGCCGGCATGGTCCGCGTCGACGAGGAGAGCGGCCTCGGCTTCGCCATCGCGACCGACGCCAACGGCCGGTACTGCCAGCTCGACCCCAAGCAGGGCGCCAAGCTGGCGCTCGCGGAGGCCTACCGCAACGTGGCGGCCTCCGGGGCCGTGCCCGCCGCGGTCACCGACTGCCTCAACTTCGGCAGCCCGGAGAACCCCGAGGTCATGTGGCAGTTCTCCCAGGCCGTGGAGGGTCTCTCCGACGCCTGCCTGGAGTTCGAGATCCCGGTCACCGGCGGCAACGTGTCGTTCTACAACCAGACCGGCGACACCCCGATCTTCCCGACCCCGGTCGTCGGCGTGCTCGGCGTGATCGACGACGTCGCCCGCCGCATCCCGGCCGGCTGGCAGGACGAGGGCGAGAACATCTACCTGCTCGGCATCACCCGCGAGGAGCTCGACGGCTCCGCGTGGGCCGGCACGATCCACGGCCACCTCGGCGGCCTCCCGCCCGCGGTCGACCTCGCGGCCGAGCGCACCCTGGCCGAGACGCTGCACGCGGCCTCCGTCGAGGGCCTCGTCTCGTCGGCCCACGACCTCGCGGACGGCGGTCTCGCGCAGGCGCTGGCCGAGAGCGTCATGCGCTTCGGCGTCGGCGCCCGCGTCTGGCTCGGCGAGCTGCAGGAGCGCGACGGCGTGGACGCCGCGACCGCACTGTTCAGCGAGTCCACCGCCCGCGTCATCGTCTCGGTGCCGCGCGAGGACGACGTGAAGTTCCGCGGCCTCTGCGAGGGACGCGGCGTTCCGCTGCTCCGCATCGGTGTCACCGACGCCGAGGTCGGCGCCCAGCCCGTGCTCGAGGTGCAGGACCTCTTCACCGTCGGCCTGGAGGAGCTGCGCGGCGTGCACCGCTCCACGCTCCCCGAGCACTTCGGCCCGACGGTCGCGTAG